The stretch of DNA TGTTACGACTTCCCCATTCATGTAAGCAGAATAATCTGAAACAAGATACGCAGCCAAATTAGCTAGTTCCTGATGTTCTCCTACTCTTCTTAAAGGAACCTTTTTTCTCATATCAAACTTTTCCTGCAAATCACCAGGAAGTAATCTATCCCATGCCCCTTTTGTAGGGAAAGGTCCCGGAGCAATGGCATTGAAACGAATACCGTACTTTGCCCATTCCACTGCTAAAGATCTGGTCATTGCCAGAACCCCAGCCTTGGCACATGCTGAAGGAACGACATAAGCAGAGCCTGTCCATGCATACGTGGTCACAATATTTAAAACCGTTCCCGGAGTTTTTGAATCGATCCAATGTTTTCCTATGGACAGCGTACAGTTTTTTGTTCCTTTCAGAACGATATCTAAAATAGAATCAAATGCCGAATGAGTCAGCCTCTCTGTAGGAGAGATAAAATTACCTGCTGCATTGTTCAGCAATATATCTATTTTACCAAATTCTTTTAACGCAGCTTCCTTCATAGCTTCTACCTCATCCCAGTTTCTAACATCACAAGCCACACAAAGCACTGTTCCGCCCGTTTCTGCCTCCAATTCTTTTGCAGTCACCTGCAGTTTTTCCAGGTTCCTGGAAGTAATTACAACTTTAGCCCCAAGCTCAAGAAAATACTTTGTCATTGCTTTTCCAAGGCCACTTCCTCCTCCTGTAACAATAGCTACTTTATCCTTTAGTGCGCCTTCACGCAACATAGGTTGTGTATATAGATTCATACAATTTAATTTTTCCTAAAAATAATAAATATTAAACGGATAAAGCCTAGAATATATTAATAAATAGATGTTATAAATAATTATTCCCCTTTCATTTGAGAACAATTTGGCTGAGAATACCTCCACGCCATTTTTAATCCCCTATAAAATAAAAAAACCTGACAATTACGTATCAGGTCTTCCTCACTTTTAAATATATTAT from Chryseobacterium piperi encodes:
- a CDS encoding SDR family oxidoreductase; this translates as MNLYTQPMLREGALKDKVAIVTGGGSGLGKAMTKYFLELGAKVVITSRNLEKLQVTAKELEAETGGTVLCVACDVRNWDEVEAMKEAALKEFGKIDILLNNAAGNFISPTERLTHSAFDSILDIVLKGTKNCTLSIGKHWIDSKTPGTVLNIVTTYAWTGSAYVVPSACAKAGVLAMTRSLAVEWAKYGIRFNAIAPGPFPTKGAWDRLLPGDLQEKFDMRKKVPLRRVGEHQELANLAAYLVSDYSAYMNGEVVTIDGGEWLQGAGEFNMLEDIPQEMWDALEAMIKSKKSN